One Oligoflexus sp. DNA window includes the following coding sequences:
- a CDS encoding RICIN domain-containing protein, translating into MRRSKPFSLALILVCLAACRERNPIEEENTDKNPAPDSEIAATGATTEPSPDPDEMPAIGDPVPVPITMQPEITQRVESLSFAHSNGLCLQVSPNGQTSLQTCDPNAPGQKFLFARSLDGRVQLKDTSSQRCLSVGPIGFFTTVLRADICESKSTQFFSVVDYGSTYSLKFDANNTCIDAEQSKAEPGTRLILFRCSAVLNQKIQLMKP; encoded by the coding sequence ATGCGACGATCCAAACCTTTCAGCCTTGCGCTGATCCTTGTCTGTCTTGCCGCCTGCCGTGAACGGAATCCGATCGAAGAGGAAAACACCGACAAAAACCCTGCACCTGACTCCGAAATCGCGGCGACCGGAGCAACCACTGAGCCCAGCCCTGACCCTGATGAAATGCCTGCCATCGGCGACCCAGTGCCAGTACCGATTACCATGCAGCCCGAGATTACCCAGCGGGTGGAATCCCTGTCCTTTGCCCACAGTAATGGACTTTGTCTCCAGGTGAGTCCGAACGGGCAAACCAGCCTGCAAACCTGTGATCCGAATGCTCCAGGTCAGAAATTTCTGTTCGCCCGCAGTCTGGACGGACGCGTGCAGCTGAAGGACACGAGCAGTCAGCGCTGTCTTTCCGTGGGGCCGATCGGCTTTTTCACGACGGTTTTGCGTGCGGATATCTGTGAATCAAAGTCGACGCAATTTTTCAGCGTCGTTGATTACGGGAGTACGTACTCCTTGAAGTTCGATGCGAACAACACCTGCATCGACGCGGAGCAAAGCAAGGCCGAACCGGGGACAAGGCTTATCCTTTTCCGCTGCTCGGCCGTGCTCAATCAGAAGATCCAGTTGATGAAGCCTTGA